A window from Myripristis murdjan chromosome 11, fMyrMur1.1, whole genome shotgun sequence encodes these proteins:
- the LOC115367235 gene encoding XK-related protein 8-like: MDGTHYSWIDFLFTFGGLLFFLADIGLDAWAVVTFYQEEAYVCLGLLLLFLLGSSLLAQVYSWLWYRYDDYATHTSVESCLNPLSLKLLHVIQLGVYLRYASVMEVAVKSFTSNSCDPAEEATVSLSHDLCMLRLIETFTESAPQLVLILTVVLQRGTLDPMTMLKMVGSASAIACSVTMYHRSLRAFLRDRHQQTIVSSVIYFLWNLLLIGPRLTALALFTSVLPCYIFTHFLCSWLALFFFAWRSKTSFMDSTGGEWLFKATIGLIWYFSWFNVVDGRTRYKALFYHLYIVLDVGLLCGLWCWQVYRKEPYFEGTPVYAIYISVAIVAVYILGLSLRVLYYRFFHPKVAMLSVMPALVPDTVDAEMVMVRSMNGPPQPARTRENKRMRKLAVNFYS, translated from the exons ATGGACGGCACACACTACTCTTGGATTGACTTCCTGTTCACCTTTGGAGGTCTGCTGTTCTTCCTGGCTGATATCGGGTTGGATGCATGGGCAGTTGTGACTTTCTATCAGGAGGAGGCTTACGTATGCCtgggtctgctgctgctgttcctgctgGGCTCCTCGCTCCTGGCCCAGGTCTACAGCTGGCTGTGGTATCGTTATGACGACTACGCGACACACACGAGTGTTGAGAGCTGCCTGAACCCGCTGTCACTCAAGCTTCTGCATGTGATCCAGCTGGGAGTCTACCTCAG GTACGCCTCTGTAATGGAGGTCGCTGTAAAGAGCTTCACCAGCAACAGCTGTGACCCCGCCGAGGAAGCCACCGTGTCCCTGAGCCATGACCTCTGCATGCTGCGGCTCATAGAGACGTTTACCGAGAGCGCGCCCCAActcgtcctcatcctcactgtcgTCCTGCAGAGGGGCACGCTCGACCCCATGACAA tgcTCAAGATGGTCGGTTCGGCCTCGGCCATCGCCTGCAGCGTGACCATGTACCACCGCTCCCTGCGCGCCTTCCTGCGCGACAGGCACCAGCAGACGATCGTCTCGTCAGTGATCTACTTCCTGTGGAACCTGCTGCTGATCGGCCCTCGCCTCACCGCCCTCGCCCTGTTCACCTCCGTCCTGCCCTGCTACATCTTCACTCACTTCTTGTGTTCCTGGCTGGCCTTGTTCTTCTTTGCCTGGCGGTCAAAGACCAGCTTCATGGACAGCACCGGTGGGGAGTGGCTCTTCAAGGCCACCATAGGCCTCATTTGGTATTTCAGCTGGTTCAATGTGGTGGATGGGAGAACAAGGTACAAGGCTTTGTTCTACCACCTTTACATTGTGCTGGATGTGGGGCTGCTGTGTGGTCTGTGGTGCTGGCAGGTCTACAGAAAAGAACCTTATTTTGAAGGAACACCTGTCTATGCCATATATATTAGTGTTGCCATTGTTGCAGTATACATCCTCGGTCTCTCACTCAGAGTATTATATTACAGATTCTTTCATCCAAAAGTTGCCATGTTGAGTGTGATGCCAGCTTTAGTACCAGACACAGTGGACGCAGAGATGGTTATGGTGCGCAGCATGAATGGCCCACCACAGCCAGCCCGAACgagagagaacaaaagaatGAGGAAGCTGGCTGTGAACTTCTACTCCTGA